From Apium graveolens cultivar Ventura chromosome 9, ASM990537v1, whole genome shotgun sequence, the proteins below share one genomic window:
- the LOC141684408 gene encoding putative disease resistance protein At1g50180 produces MAEAVVSFAVERLGELLISEAKQLYGVSKQINEVQRELERMQCFLEEADRRQNRDQRIRKWVAEMRGLAFKIEDVIEYFAMEVATNKEKFDFMQTLQRFVCILSEGVSRHKIAKKIHTIKSDITNLTSSLLTYGITKGLEGENSSSLVDLKSRRTYSHDIEKDFVGMENETRQLISHLKKEDMGCEVVSICGMGGQGKTSLAKKIYNHTQVKAHFKAFAWICITHQFDREKVLKGVLKQLLPANREGEVSTMEDAKLVKELYKIQQEKNCLIVVDDIWTIDSWRSLKPAFPIGETTSGSKILLTTRDANVAAIGSIYKIEGLTEEEGWQLLSTKAGINDRTDNMVAFEMERIGRNMVKRCKGLPLAISSLGGILKGKLFREWEIINKDVSFYLAKFEGVSDDDEYYTVRQVLGLSYDSLPPRLRHCFLCFANYEEDEKIKTEELYMFWIAEGLISLEDKAQGEMMLDVAERYLDELARRSLVQVETSKVEGVSPSKYLTCSVHDLIRDLCLFKVKEEKVIKVIHSQRKPDEEAFKASIVRRLCIRSYYHGNGNESMFKHYDRHLIQNIRCLSVWSNASYSSIQTTKFWPNEILSLKKFKLLRVFTASGYIFTKENIRSISELVYLKYLCLRDCRLKELPSSIGNLRNLETLDARVSNCIRIPNVVWKLKQLKHLYLPKYLIGGRPEKLRLEGLNELQLISNYDSVYCDTRDLIQLFKLKVFGGKIIVDLTEDMIGYIKSRELRHSDVHIEGKGGQVCLVLLLECGFIDVLRISSRVSVFPDHDHTRFSGCLTELYLFGCRMEQDPMILLEKLCNLHDLFFDDNAYVGEKMICTAMGFPKLKYLFMRKLPNLTSWRVVQGAMPNLSNIEIYKCEALEMLPHGFRYLTALQFLRVSYMPSTFTNRIEVINGVQGEDLYKVHHIPDVIISRYL; encoded by the exons ATGGCTGAAGCGGTGGTCTCCTTTGCTGTTGAAAGACTTGGGGAGTTGTTAATTTCTGAAGCTAAGCAATTATATGGAGTGAGCAAGCAAATTAATGAGGTTCAACGTGAACTAGAAAGAATGCAATGTTTCCTAGAAGAAGCCGATAGGAGACAAAACCGTGATCAAAGAATAAGAAAATGGGTGGCAGAAATGAGAGGTCTTGCATTCAAAATAGAGGATGTTATTGAGTATTTCGCAATGGAAGTTGCTACCAATAAGGAAAAGTTTGACTTCATGCAGACGCTGCAAAGATTTGTTTGTATCTTGAGCGAAGGAGTAAGCCGCCACAAAATTGCTAAGAAGATCCATACTATAAAATCAGATATCACTAACCTCACTTCAAGCCTTTTAACATATGGTATAACAAAAGGACTAGAAGGAGAAAACTCAAGTTCACTAGTCGATCTGAAAAGCCGAAGGACCTATTCTCATGACATCGAAAAAGATTTTGTGGGAATGGagaatgaaacaaggcaactgaTCTCTCATTTGAAGAAGGAAGACATGGGTTGTGAAGTTGTTTCAATTTGCGGAATGGGAGGTCAGGGAAAGACTAGCCTTGCCAAAAAAATTTATAATCATACCCAAGTGAAAGCTCATTTTAAAGCCTTCGCTTGGATTTGTATCACCCACCAATTTGATAGGGAAAAAGTTCTTAAGGGAGTCCTGAAACAACTTCTACCTGCTAACAGGGAGGGAGAGGTTTCAACGATGGAAGATGCAAAACTAGTAAAAGAACTCTACAAAATTCAACAAGAAAAAAATTGTTTGATTGTTGTTGATGATATATGGACAATTGATTCTTGGAGAAGCCTAAAACCTGCATTTCCTATTGGAGAGACTACTAGTGGCAGCAAAATCTTACTTACAACTCGTGATGCAAATGTGGCTGCTATTGGTTCCATATACAAAATCGAGGGTTTGACTGAAGAGGAGGGTTGGCAACTACTTTCTACGAAAGCTGGAATAAATGACCGGACAG ATAATATGGTGGCATTTGAGATGGAAAGAATAGGAAGGAACATGGTTAAGAGATGCAAAGGTCTACCTCTAGCTATATCATCACTAGGAGGCATTCTTAAAGGAAAATTGTTTAGGGAGTGGGAGATAATAAACAAAGATGTTTCCTTTTACTTGGCCAAGTTTGAAGGAGTATCTGATGATGATGAATACTACACGGTTAGACAGGTTTTGGGGTTAAGTTATGATAGTTTACCTCCTCGACTAAGACATTGTTTTCTCTGTTTTGCGAATTATGAGGAGGATGAAAAAATCAAGACCGAGGAATTATACATGTTTTGGATAGCAGAAGGTTTGATTTCACTGGAAGATAAGGCACAAGGGGAGATGATGCTGGATGTAGCTGAACGCTACTTGGATGAATTAGCACGTCGAAGTCTTGTTCAAGTTGAAACAAGTAAAGTTGAAGGTGTGTCCCCGTCAAAGTACCTAACATGTAGTGTTCATGATCTCATTAGAGATTTATGTTTGTTTAAAGTTAAGGAGGAAAAAGTCATCAAGGTTATTCATTCCCAGCGCAAACCTGATGAAGAGGCATTCAAAGCAAGCATAGTACGCAGATTGTGTATTCGTTCTTATTACCACGGCAATGGGAATGAATCTATGTTTAAACATTATGATCGACATTTGATTCAAAATATCCGATGTCTTTCTGTCTGGTCAAATGCATCTTACTCTAGTATACAAACTACCAAATTTTGGCCGAACGAAATTCTTAGTCTCAAGAAATTCAAGCTTCTCCGAGTGTTTACAGCAAGTGGATATATATTTACCAAGGAAAATATAAGAAGCATATCAGAGTTAGTGTACCTAAAGTATTTGTGCTTACGTGACTGTCGACTGAAGGAGCTGCCATCATCGATAGGTAACCTGAGAAATTTGGAAACTCTTGATGCAAGGGTGAGTAATTGTATTAGAATTCCAAATGTTGTATGGAAACTGAAGCAGCTGAAGCACTTATACCTTCCTAAATACTTAATAGGTGGTAGACCAGAGAAGTTGAGATTAGAAGGGTTGAATGAGTTACAACTGATAAGTaattatgactcggtttattgTGACACACGTGATCTCATTCAACTTTTTAAGCTCAAAGTTTTTGGTGGAAAAATAATAGTTGACCTGACAGAGGATATGATTGGTTATATTAAATCAAGGGAATTGCGCCACTCAGATGTTCACATCGAGGGAAAAGGAGGCCAAGTCTGTTTGGTATTATTGTTAGAGTGTGGTTTCATCGATGTTTTAAGAATAAGCAGTCGTGTAAGCGTATTTCCAGACCATGACCACACTCGCTTCTCTGGCTGTCTCACTGAGCTATATTTATTCGGTTGTAGAATGGAGCAAGACCCAATGATATTACTGGAGAAACTATGCAATTTACATGATCTCTTTTTTGATGACAATGCATACGTGGGAGAAAAGATGATATGTACTGCTATGGGTTTTCCAAAACTTAAATATTTGTTTATGCGCAAATTGCCTAACTTAACATCTTGGAGGGTGGTTCAAGGAGCCATGCCAAATCTATCTAACATAGAGATATATAAATGTGAAGCATTGGAGATGCTTCCACATGGATTTAGATACCTTACTGCCTTACAATTCCTCCGTGTTTCTTATATGCCTAGTACATTCACAAATAGGATCGAGGTGATAAATGGGGTACAAGGTGAAGATTTGTACAAAGTTCATCATATTCCTGATGTAATTATATCACGTTACTTGTAA